From Inquilinus sp. KBS0705, a single genomic window includes:
- a CDS encoding NAD(P)H-dependent glycerol-3-phosphate dehydrogenase: MVDQKNKITVVGGGSWATANVKMLTDNTTEKEIFWWMRNRQAVEHIQKFGHNPNYISSVEIKVPADNISTDLKALIQKSDFILLNVPAAFLKEALAGITPQDLAGKKIVSAIKGIVPDENQIIGEFLHENYNIPFDHFLVISGPCHAEEVALEKLSYLTIASQDTALAAEFAGMLSTRYIKTIVSDDIYGTEYGAVLKNVYAIASGICHGVGYGDNFQSVLISNAIRELERFVDVVHPIDRDIKESAYLGDLLVTAYSQFSRNRTFGNMIGKGYTVTSAQLEMNMIAEGYYAVNCLHQVNKEYKVDMPICEAVYAILYKKSSPVAEMRKLAEKLS; encoded by the coding sequence ATGGTTGATCAAAAAAACAAAATTACCGTAGTTGGTGGTGGCAGCTGGGCAACAGCCAACGTTAAAATGCTTACTGACAACACTACCGAAAAAGAGATTTTTTGGTGGATGCGCAATCGGCAGGCGGTAGAACATATCCAAAAATTTGGGCATAACCCTAACTACATTAGCTCTGTAGAGATAAAAGTGCCTGCAGATAACATCTCTACAGATCTTAAAGCGCTTATTCAAAAATCTGATTTTATATTGCTGAATGTACCTGCGGCATTTTTAAAAGAAGCCCTGGCCGGTATTACGCCCCAAGATTTAGCAGGTAAAAAAATAGTATCGGCCATTAAGGGGATAGTACCTGATGAAAACCAGATAATAGGGGAGTTTTTGCACGAAAACTATAATATACCCTTTGATCACTTTTTGGTGATAAGCGGCCCTTGCCATGCCGAGGAGGTGGCGTTGGAGAAACTATCGTACCTCACTATCGCATCGCAGGATACGGCCCTTGCAGCCGAATTTGCGGGAATGCTAAGCACCCGGTATATCAAGACCATCGTATCTGACGACATTTACGGGACAGAGTATGGCGCTGTGCTTAAAAACGTATATGCTATTGCCAGTGGTATTTGCCATGGGGTAGGTTATGGCGATAATTTTCAGTCGGTATTAATATCAAATGCCATACGCGAGCTGGAACGTTTTGTTGACGTGGTGCATCCTATAGATCGTGACATAAAAGAATCGGCCTACCTGGGCGATCTGCTTGTTACAGCCTATTCGCAGTTTAGCCGCAACCGCACCTTTGGTAATATGATAGGAAAGGGCTACACCGTAACATCGGCACAGTTAGAAATGAATATGATTGCCGAAGGATATTATGCAGTAAATTGCCTACACCAGGTTAATAAAGAATACAAGGTAGA
- a CDS encoding TolC family protein: MKLTLPFTKVTIACFILLCSANIKVKAQEVITLQKAIDLTLERNLTIKQAQFSESLTELDLKQSKYNQLPNLTANPNASYYFGRSIDPSTNLFTNQRILGFNGAVNSQVTLFQGGQLRNQVIENRLLLDADRSNTAKIKNDLVLNVVTQYLQILTNQDLVAAAKQQIDVAKISVDRSQKNFDVGNQTLADLSQAKAQQSTADLNYTNAENQLELSILTIKQYMEMPPATNIVFEKPDISKFKDLLTSYDPETVLNTALAVNPDVNLAERRQKAAAQQIAIAKGNYSPSIVLFGSAGSNYSDAGRSAGLALPFFTQLSNNFNQAVGIGLQIPIFTQFSARTAVRKARVSNENALVNSQLAKNNLSKIIYQAVWDVQASNKKYQSALQTYNANKEAFNVIQQRFNVGLVNSLDYNTSLTNLNRSQFDLIQAQYEVVFRAKVIDYYLGNPITL, translated from the coding sequence ATGAAACTAACCTTACCCTTCACAAAAGTAACCATTGCTTGCTTTATTCTGCTTTGCTCGGCTAATATAAAGGTAAAAGCGCAGGAAGTTATTACCCTGCAAAAAGCTATCGATCTTACTCTTGAGCGTAACTTAACCATCAAGCAGGCACAATTCAGCGAATCTTTAACCGAGCTTGACCTTAAGCAATCAAAATACAACCAACTGCCTAATTTGACAGCTAACCCCAATGCTTCGTACTATTTTGGCCGAAGCATTGACCCATCCACAAACTTGTTTACCAACCAGCGTATTTTGGGTTTTAATGGTGCTGTGAACTCACAGGTTACGCTTTTCCAGGGTGGCCAGCTGCGCAATCAGGTTATCGAGAACAGATTATTGCTTGATGCTGACCGCAGCAATACAGCTAAAATTAAGAATGACCTTGTGCTGAATGTTGTAACACAATACCTGCAAATACTAACTAACCAGGACCTTGTGGCCGCCGCAAAACAACAAATTGATGTTGCCAAGATATCGGTTGATCGCTCGCAAAAGAATTTTGATGTAGGTAACCAAACCCTTGCCGACCTTTCGCAGGCTAAGGCCCAGCAATCTACCGCCGACCTGAATTATACGAATGCCGAAAACCAATTAGAGTTATCTATACTCACGATAAAGCAATACATGGAGATGCCACCGGCAACCAATATCGTTTTTGAAAAGCCCGACATCAGTAAGTTTAAAGACCTGTTAACGTCTTATGATCCCGAAACGGTATTAAATACCGCCCTCGCGGTCAACCCTGATGTAAACCTTGCCGAACGAAGACAAAAGGCGGCTGCTCAGCAAATTGCAATTGCAAAGGGTAATTATTCCCCCAGCATAGTGCTTTTCGGTTCGGCAGGCTCTAATTACTCTGATGCCGGCAGAAGTGCAGGGCTTGCTTTGCCGTTTTTTACACAGTTAAGTAACAACTTTAACCAAGCCGTTGGTATAGGTTTACAGATACCAATTTTTACACAGTTTTCCGCCCGCACGGCGGTACGCAAGGCAAGAGTGAGTAACGAGAATGCTTTGGTGAACTCGCAGCTTGCTAAAAACAACCTTAGCAAAATCATATACCAGGCAGTATGGGATGTACAAGCATCAAACAAAAAGTACCAAAGTGCGCTGCAAACCTACAATGCCAATAAAGAAGCTTTTAATGTGATTCAGCAGCGCTTTAATGTAGGCCTTGTAAACTCGCTTGATTACAATACATCATTAACTAATTTAAACAGGTCGCAGTTTGATTTGATACAGGCCCAGTACGAGGTTGTATTCAGAGCCAAAGTGATCGATTACTATCTTGGAAACCCAATAACACTTTAA
- a CDS encoding efflux RND transporter periplasmic adaptor subunit, translating into MGKTTKYILIGAGALIVLLLIAKATGLIGKPQLTQVAVEKAATRDVNETVSASGKIKPHVEVKISPEVSGEVVELPIKEGDVVKKGQLLCRIRPDILKSGYDRAIASYNTQKASVGNSSQMLKQSQATFANQESIYKRSKELYDKKVLTVAEFEQAKANYEGARASLEAAKQNVIGSTYGLAQSQASVKEAQDNLAKTTIYAPVDGVVSKLSIEIGERVLGTQQFAGTEIMTISDLSKIDVNVDVNENDINRIGIGNQAQIEIDAFLGKKFAGQVIEIGSSANVVGTNADQVTNFTVKVRITEQSYLDLLRKNAENHSPFRPGLTATVDIQTSHVKALSVPIQSVTTRDQKKPAGADNGKTDDKKTTIAAPAKQYVFVLQGNKVKQVEVTTGIQDDTYIQVLSGLKGGEDVVSAPFAAISKTLNDGMIVEKVDKAKLFSGDAKKD; encoded by the coding sequence ATGGGAAAGACTACTAAATATATTCTTATAGGCGCAGGCGCACTAATTGTGTTATTGCTTATAGCTAAAGCCACCGGCCTTATAGGTAAGCCACAATTAACACAGGTAGCGGTTGAAAAGGCCGCCACACGCGATGTTAACGAAACGGTATCGGCCAGTGGTAAAATAAAGCCACACGTTGAGGTTAAAATAAGCCCCGAGGTATCTGGTGAGGTTGTAGAGTTGCCAATTAAAGAAGGCGACGTGGTTAAAAAAGGCCAGCTGCTTTGCCGCATTCGCCCTGATATATTAAAATCGGGATATGACCGCGCTATCGCATCGTACAATACACAAAAGGCAAGCGTAGGTAACTCATCGCAAATGCTAAAGCAATCGCAGGCTACTTTTGCCAACCAGGAGTCGATATACAAACGCAGTAAAGAATTGTACGACAAAAAGGTACTTACTGTTGCCGAGTTTGAACAGGCTAAAGCAAATTACGAAGGTGCACGCGCCAGCTTAGAAGCCGCCAAACAAAACGTTATAGGTTCAACCTATGGTTTGGCACAGTCGCAGGCATCAGTAAAAGAAGCACAGGATAACCTGGCCAAAACTACTATATATGCACCGGTTGATGGTGTTGTTTCAAAACTGTCGATAGAGATTGGCGAGCGTGTTTTAGGTACCCAGCAATTTGCCGGTACCGAAATAATGACCATCTCTGACCTGAGCAAAATTGATGTTAATGTAGATGTGAACGAGAATGATATTAACCGTATTGGAATAGGTAACCAGGCGCAAATTGAGATAGATGCGTTTTTAGGCAAAAAATTTGCCGGCCAGGTGATAGAAATTGGTAGCTCGGCAAATGTTGTAGGTACCAACGCCGACCAGGTAACAAACTTTACCGTTAAAGTGCGTATTACCGAGCAATCGTACCTTGACCTGTTAAGGAAAAATGCCGAAAATCACTCGCCGTTCCGCCCGGGGCTTACTGCTACTGTTGATATACAAACCAGTCATGTAAAAGCGTTATCGGTACCAATACAATCGGTAACCACCCGCGACCAGAAGAAACCAGCTGGTGCTGATAATGGTAAAACTGATGACAAGAAAACTACTATTGCCGCGCCGGCCAAGCAATATGTATTTGTGCTGCAGGGCAATAAAGTTAAGCAGGTTGAAGTAACCACAGGTATACAGGATGATACTTATATACAAGTGCTATCGGGCTTAAAAGGTGGCGAAGATGTAGTATCGGCCCCTTTTGCAGCCATATCAAAAACCCTAAACGATGGTATGATAGTAGAGAAGGTAGATAAAGCCAAACTATTTAGCGGCGACGCAAAGAAAGACTAA